A window of the Procambarus clarkii isolate CNS0578487 chromosome 19, FALCON_Pclarkii_2.0, whole genome shotgun sequence genome harbors these coding sequences:
- the LOC138366489 gene encoding uncharacterized protein gives MQSDGEDREKKTGSTFGDKGLRGKSPTWVQGGILIFTIPAVSSSSLSLPHSHLHHPPPTSSSSTAASKLSPSSSSKSSQLPHLHHPHSIVIFSIPAASSSSPSPQHPHFHDPRKILIFTISAASSSSPSPQHPHHHHPRSIVISTILAAISSSASPSTSLSSLPPVESSLPPSWQHPHPHHPRRILIFAISRSILIFTITAASSSSPSSLHPHLHHLCSILILTISAASTSSSSPTNILIFTIPASSSSPALPGAFSSSPYSQHSHLHNPAASSSSPSSQKPHLHYPFIVICTIPAASSTSPFPVPYSSSPSSQHPHIQHPHPSSIVIFTILIFTNPCTFRIFTISAASSSSPSPQHPHLHHPRRFLIFIIPRNLLIFTITCSILIFTILIASSSSPSPQNTHLRHPQSILIFTITVASSSSPSPQYRHLHHPLSFLIFIIPRSILIFTIPRSILIFIIPTASSSSPSPQNPHLHHPLQYSYFHHYRCILIFTIFIASSSSTSSQHPHLYHPRSILIFTIFAESSFSQSQQYPHLDHPYTILIFINSTILIFTIPAASSASPYLQHLHLHHPCSILIFTITCRILIFTISAASSSSPSLATSSSSPSPDASSSSPSSSSPSSSSCSPQHRHLHYPYRDLIFTIPCSIRIFNISAVSSSSPSQHHPHLHNPRIILIFTIPPLILIFTIPCNMLIFTIP, from the exons catcctcatcttcaccatccccgcagtatcctcatcttcactatctcTGCCGCATTCACATCTTCACCATCCTCCACCAACATCCTCGTCCTCAACCGCAGCTTCTAAATTATCACCATCCTCATCTTCAAAATCTTCGCAGCTTCCTCATCTTCATCATCCCCATAGCATCGTTATCTTctccatccccgcagcatcctcatcttcaccatccccgcaacaTCCTCATTTTCACGATCCTCGCAAGATCCTCATTTTCACCATCTCcgctgcatcctcatcttcaccatccccgcagcatcctcatcatcaccatccccgcagcatcgtCATCTCCACCATCCTCGCAGCAATCTCATCTTCAGCATCCCCCTCAACATCTTTATCTTCATTACCACCTGTAGAATCATCATTGCCACCATCCTGGCAGCATCCTCATCCTCACCATCCCCGCAGAATCCTCATCTTCGCCATCTCCCGCAGCATTCTCATCTTCACCATTACcgctgcatcctcatcttcaccatcttcgttgcatcctcatcttcaccatctctgcagcatcctcatcttaacTATCTCCGCAGCATCCACATCTTCATCATCCCCCAccaacatcctcatcttcaccatccccgcatcATCGTCATCTCCAGCATTACCTGGAGCATTCTCATCTTCACCATACTCACAGCATTCTCATCTTCACAATCCAGCAGCatcgtcatcttcaccatcctcgcagaaacctcatcttcactatccctt tatCGTTATTTGCACCATCCCTGCAGCATCCTCAACTTCACCATTCCCTGTACCAtactcatcttcaccatcttcgcAGCATCCTCATATTCAGCATCCTCATCCAAGCAGCatcgtcatcttcaccatcctcatcttcaccaaccCCTGTACCTTCCGCATCTTCACCAtctccgcagcatcctcatcttcaccctccccgcagcatcctcatcttcaccatcctcgcaggtttctcatcttcattatccCCCGTAACCTTCTTATCTTCACTATTACATGTAGCATCCTCATTTTCACCATCCTCatcgcatcctcatcttcaccatccccgcagaatACTCATCTTCGTCATCCACAAAGCATCCTCATattcaccatcactgtagcatcctcatcttcaccatccccgcagtatcgtcatcttcaccatcccctcagCTTCCTCATCTTCATCATCCCCCGCAGCATCCTTATCTTCACTATCCCACGTAGCATCCTCATTTTTATCatccccacagcatcctcatcttcaccatctccgcagaatcctcatcttcaccatcccctgcagTATTCTTACTTTCACCATTACcgctgcatcctcatcttcaccatcttcatAGCATCATCATCTTCAACATcctcacagcatcctcatctttaccatccccgcagcatcctcatattcACTATTTTCGCAGAATCCTCATTTTCCCAATCTCAACAGTATCCTCATCTTGACCATCCTTAcaccatcctcatcttcatcaactccaccatcctcatcttcaccatccccgcagcatcttCAGCTTCACCATATCTGCAGCATctccatcttcaccatccctgtagcatcctcatcttcaccatcacctgcaGAATCCTCATCTTTACAATCTCCGCAGCatcgtcatcttcaccatcccttgcaacatcctcatcatcaccatcccctgatgcatcctcatcttcaccatcctcatcttcaccatcctcatcTTCATGTTCCCCACAGCATCGTCATCTTCACTATCCCTACAgagacctcatcttcaccatcccctgtaGCATCCGTATCTTCAACATCTCCGCagtatcctcatcttcaccatcccaacaccatcctcatcttcacaatcCCCGCATCATcctaatcttcaccatccccccactgatcctcatcttcaccatcccctgcaaCATGcttatcttcaccatcccctga